Genomic segment of Arthrobacter antioxidans:
CGTCGTCCTGCCGGTCTACGCGGCGCGGGAGGACCCGGTGGACGACGTGGGGGGCTGGACGATCACCGACCTCATGCGCGGCGCCGCGTACGTCGCGGACCCGGACGAGGCCCTGCAGGCCGTGATCGACAGCGCCCGGTCCGGCGACATCGTCCTCACGATCGGCGCGGGGGACGTCACGCAGTACGGGACACGGCTCGTCGGCCTGCTGGCGGAGCGGGCTGCGGGCGCGGGCCCGGGGGCCGCCGGATGACGCCGAGGAAGCCTCCCGCGACGCGGGCGACCGGGGCACCGGGTACGAGAGGCACGCGGGCTCCGGGCACCGGCGGCGCGACCGGCACCCGCGGCAGCACCGCCACGCTCACAGGATCTCCGGGGCGGGGCGCCTCCGGGACGGTCCTCGACTTCCCGGCCCCTCGGCGCTCCCGCCGCCTCAGGAACACCGTCATCGCCGTCGCGGCCGTGGTGCTCGTCCTCGGAGGCCTCGTGGCGTACGTGGTCTTCTCGCCGGCCCTCGCCCTGCGCACGGTCTCCGTGCAGGGCAACGCACTGGTCCCCACGTCGGAAGTCGAAGCGGCCCTCGCGCCCCTGACCGGGACCCCGCTCACCAGGATCTCGCGCGAGCAGGTCGCGGACCTGCTCGCCGACAAGGCACCCATCGAGGACGTCAGGATCGCTGCGGAACCGCCCTCGACGCTCGTCGTCACCGTGGAGGAGCGCGTGCCCGTCGCCGTCCTGCAGACCGGCCGGGAGTTCATGCTCATCGACGCGGAGGGTCGGCAGCTCATGCAGGTCGCCCAGCGGGGCGATGCCAAGCTGCCCCTGATCGACGGCGGCGCCAACGCGGTCAACTCCGAGGTGTTCTCCTCGATCACCGCGGTCCTGGCAGAACTGCCGGTCAGCATCCTGTCGCGCCTCAACAGCGCATCGGCGTCGAGCGTCGATTCCATCCAGCTGTCCCTGTCGGGAGAGCAGAGGATCTTCTGGGGCAGCGCCGAGCGCAGCGCGGAGAAGGCGGGGGTCCTCGAGGCCATGCTGTCACTGCCGACGGCGGACCCGCCCGTCGAGGTGTTCGACGTCAGCACACCGGATCGGCCGGTGACACGATGACGCCGCAGAGCCCCGCGACACGGAGGATCGGGGGCCGACACGCCGACACACGGCGCGCGGTCTTTGCAACGGGATGCGTATGCACCTAGCGTCGAACATAGAAGTTACTTGACATAACGTTAACCCTCAACCTGAACGTTAACGTTATCTCGGGTGAAGGTCGACGCCGGAGCACCGGCGGGCCCCCGTACAGCACACAGATTCGAACAAGGGACACAGGACGTGGCAGCACCTCAGAATTACTTGGCCGTCATCAAGGTCGTCGGCATCGGCGGCGGCGGCGTCAATGCCGTCAACCGGATGATCGAGGTCGGACTCCGTGGCGTGGAGTTCATTGCCATCAACACCGACGCCCAGGCCCTGCTCATGAGCGACGCCGACGTCAAGCTCGACGTCGGCCGCGAGCTCACGCGCGGCCTCGGTGCCGGGGCGGATCCCGAGGTCGGCCGCCGGGCCGCCGAGGACCACTCCGAGGAGATCGAGGAGGTCCTGCGCGGGGCCGACATGGTCTTCGTCACCGCGGGTGAGGGTGGCGGAACCGGCACCGGTGGCGCCCCCGTCGTCGCCCGGATCGCCCGGTCCCTCGGCGCCCTCACGATCGGCGTGGTCACGCGTCCGTTCACCTTCGAGGGACGCCGCCGGTCCAACCAGGCGGAGAGCGGGATCGACACGCTCCGCGAAGAGGTCGACACGCTCATCGTGATCCCGAACGACCGCCTGCTGTCCATCAGCGACCGCAACGTCTCGATGCTCGACGCGTTCCGGTCCGCGGACCAGGTCCTGCTCTCCGGTGTCCAGGGCATCACCGACCTCATCACCACGCCGGGCCTGATCAACCTCGACTTCGCCGACGTGAAGTCCGTGATGCAGGGCGCGGGCTCCGCGCTCATGGGCATCGGCTCCGCCCGCGGCGAGGACCGTGCCGTCAAGGCGGCGGAACTCGCCATCGCGTCGCCGCTGCTCGAGGCCTCCATCGACGGCGCCCACGGTGTCCTGCTGTCCATCCAGGGCGGTTCGGACCTCGGCCTCTTCGAGATCAACGAGGCCGCGCGCCTCGTCCAGGAGGTCGCGCACCCCGAGGCGAACATCATCTTCGGCGCCGTCATCGACGACGCCCTCGGCGACGAGGCCCGGGTCACGGTGATCGCGGCCGGCTTCGACCAGGTGGACGCAACGTCCCAGCCCGCCGCTGCAGCGGCACCGGCGGCCCGGCCGGCCGTCGCACCCCGCGTGGGCGGCGACCAGCAGCGCATGGCCGGTGCGGCGACCGCGGGCCTCGGTGCCTGGTCGCAGCAGCGTGCACAGAACGTGCAGGCCGTCCCCGCCGACTCGGGCTTCGACGTCGACCTGCCGGCGATCGTCGAGCCCGACCTGTCGGCCGGTCGCTCGGACGACCTCGACGTGCCCGACTTCCTCAAGTAGTCGGTGGACACAGGCGGCGTGCCCGGGCGGACCTCCGCGTTCCACTGGAACGCGGAGGTCCGCCCGGGGCTCAGGGTCGCGTTCACGGCGGTGGGTGCGGGCAACCTCGCCCTCCACGTGGGTGCCGAGCCCGACGCCGTCCGCGGCAACCGCCGTCGGCTGGAGTCGGCGATGGGCGTGCCCGGCGGAACCCTGCGGTTCATGAGCCAGACCCATTCGGACCGCGTGGCCGTCGTCGACCGGACCGCGCAGGACGCGCCCGACGCCGACGGCATGGTGTCGCCGGACGGCAGCGAGCCGCTCGCCGTCCTCGTCGCCGACTGCGTCCCGATCGTCCTGGCGGACGCCCCGGTCGCTGACGGCGGGACCGGGGCCACGGCCGTCGTGCACGCCGGGCGTGCGGGCGTGGGCAACGGGATCGTCGAGCACGCGGTCAGGACGCTCCGCGGCCACGGCGCGCGTGACGTCGCGGCGTGGATCGGCCCGTCCGTCTGCGGGTCCTGCTACGAGGTGCCCGGGGACATGATGGAGACGATGGCCCGCGTCCTCCCCGAAGCCGCCTCCCGGACGCGTCGGGGGACGCCGGCGCTCGACCTGCCGGCGGCCGTGCAGGTGCAGCTCGTGCGGGCCGGCGCCAGGGTGGAGCCCCTGGTGGGCAGCGGCATCTGCTGCACCGTCGAGAGCCCGGACCTGTACTCCCACCGGCGGGAGCCCGGCGCGGGGCGGATCGCGGGCCTCGTGTGGCGGACGTGAGCCCGGATCCGGCCCGTGCGCGCGAGCTCGAGGAACGCCTGCGGGCCGTCCGGACGCGTATCTCGTCCGCCGCGCTGTCGGCCGGACGCGACGAACCGGCGCTGGTCGTCGTCACCAAGTACTTCCCGGCCTCCGATGTGCGGATCCTCGCCGCGCTGGGCGTCACCGACGTCGGCGAGAACCGCGACCAGGAGGCGGCGGCGAAGGCGGCCGAGCTCCAGGACCTGGACCTGGCCTGGCACTTCATCGGGCAGCTGCAGACCAACAAGGCCAGATCGGTGGTCCGCTACGCCCACAGCGTGCATTCCGTGGACCGCCTGCCGCTCATCACGGCCCTCGGCAAAGCGGTCACGGCGGAGCAGGAGCGGCGGGCTGCGGCGGGGATGGGGGCCCGCGGGGACCTCCACTGCTTCCTCCAGTTCACGCTCGACGCCGGAGCCGACCCTGCGTCGGCGGGCAGGGGAGGGGCCCTTCCCGGAGATGCGGCACACCTGGCCGAGGCCTGCGCCGCGACGGAGGGTCTGCGGCTCGCGGGTGTGATGGCCGTGGCGCCCCTGGGTGCCGACCCGGCCGGGGCCTTCGAACGGCTCCTGAGCATCTCCGCCGAGGTCCGCGCCGTCGACCCGGCCGCCTCGGCCGTCTCGGCGGGGATGAGCGCGGACCTCGAGGAAGCCGTCGCCGCCGGGGCGACACACCTCAGGATCGGATCTGATGTCCTCGGTCCGCGTCCGGCCGTGAGGTAGCGTCGTGCTAGAACGGCGGTACGACGGGCACCGTGTTGGTGGCCTGTGGCACGACCCCGAACCCACCGATCCACTTTCAGGACAGGAGTCACCATGGCTGGCGCACTGCGCAAGACGATGATCTACCTTGGGCTCGCCGATGGTGATGAGCACTACGAGCCCGAAACGAAAAGCGCGCAGAGCAGGAACGAGGACTACACGGTGGATTACGATCGCGACGAGCGTCACCTCGAGCCGGCCCCGGCCGCGGTCCGCGTGGCCCCCGCCGAGGAATACCGGGCCCCGGTCACGCCGATCAAGCGTGCGCCGTCGTCCCGCGAGGATTCCGGTGCCCTGCGCCAGATCACCACGATCCACCCGCGTTCGTACAACGACGCGAAGCTCATCGGCGAGAGCTTCCGCGACGGCATCCCCGTGATCATGAACGTCACCGACATGGGCGAGGCCGACGCCAAGCGCCTCGTCGACTTCTCGGCGGGCCTCGTCTTCGGCCTCCACGGCAGCATCGAGAGGGTCACCAATAAGGTGTTCCTGCTCTCGCCGTCGTATATTGAAGTACTCGGCGAGGACCTGAAGGCAAGCGAAGGACAAACCAGCTTCTTCAACCAGAGCTGAGCTGCGGCCCTCCGGTCGCGCAAGACCCTCCAAGGCCCGAAGGACTGAAACTGCTCTGTGAGTCTGGTATTCGCCCTGATCTACCTGGTACTGATGCTGTTCCAGCTCGCCCTGATCCTGCGCATCATCTATGACGCCGTCCAGGGATTCGCCCGGGACTGGCGTCCGCAGAAATCGGCGCTGGTGCTGGCGTCGGGCATCTACTCCGTGACGGATCCGCCCATCAAGGCCCTGCGCCGCCTCATCCCGCCCCTCCGCCTCGGTGGGGTCCAGCTGGATCTCGCGTTCCTCGCCCTGTTCGTCCTGGTGCTGATCCTGATGTCCGTGTCCGCAGGCCTCGCGCGCTAGCGTCCGGGTCCGTTTCGGCAATGACGCCGGGGACGATATACGCTGAAGCACAGATCGACGTGAGTCCAGCGGTTCATGTCCACAATCCGGTACCGCAGCCACGACCGCCAGCCGGCGGGCCGGCTTCTATCAGTATGAGGTGACCACATGGCCTTGACGCCAGAAGACGTTCTTAACAAGAGGTTCCAGCCGACGAAGTTCCGTGAGGGCTACGACCAGGACGAGGTGGACGACTTCCTCGACGAGGTCGTCGTCGAACTCCGCCGCCTGGCCTCCGAGAACGACGAACTGCGCCGCAGGCTCGGGGAGGATTCCCCGGAGGCCTCGAAGACCACCGCGATCCCGGCGCCGGTCGCGGCGAGCCCGCAGGCCGCGACGGCGACCGACGGGAAGGCCGAGTCCCAGCTCACGCAGGCCGACGACGAGACCGGTCCCGCCGGGATCCCGGCCGAAGCGGCTCCCGCGGCTTCCGTCACCTCGACCGACGCCGCCGCCGGTGTCCTCGCCATGGCCCAGCGCCTGCACGACGAGTACGTCACCGCGGGCGTCGAGCAGCGCGACAGGATCATCGCCGAAGCGCAGCTCGAGGCCACCGGGCTCGTCGACGACGCCGAGGAGAAGAGCCGCAAGACCCTTGGCGACCTCGAGGAGCAGAAGACGGTGCTCGAGAGCACGGTCGAGCAGCTCCGCGGCTTCGAGCGCGACTACCGCGCACGCCTGAAGGCCTACATCGAGGGACAGCTCCGCGACCTCGATGCCCGCGACTCCCTCGCGACCGAGTCCACCTCCTAGCAGGACGTCCTGGCCCGACCCGCGTCGGGCAGCAGCGGAAGGGCCGGTTGCCGGGGCACGACCCCGGGGACCGGCCCTTCCCGCGTCAGGGCCGCCGGGACCCGACCCGCGGCCCCGCCGACGGCTCCGGGCGCACGACGACAGACCATGCAGCGCCGACCCCTTGGATGGACCGTGAACGAGCACCAGCCCGCCGACACCACCCCCGATCCCGACGGCGACCCGTCGGCAGCAGCGGACAGCACCTCGGCGGACGGGCCGGGACGCGCGCGTCGCAGCCCGGCGCGCTACGGGCTCCTGATGCTCGCGTGCTCCCTGGTCGTCTATGTGGCGGACCAGCTCACCAAGTGGTGGGTCGTGTCCACGATGACCGAGGGGCAGATCACGCCGGTCCTCCCGCCCCTGCTCAGCTGGCGCTTCTTCCGCAACCCGGGCGCCGCGTTCTCGATCGGCACGGACTACACGTGGGTCTTCACGATCATCATGGTCGTCGTCTCCACCGCCCTCATCCTGCAGGTGACGAAGGTCGCCTCCCGCGGGTGGTCCGTGGCGCTCGGGCTCGTCCTCGGGGGTGCCCTCGGCAACCTGACGGACCGCCTCCTGCGGGAACCCTCGTTCGGCCAGGGCCATGTGGTGGACTTCATCGCCCTGCCGAACTTCGCCATCTTCAACATCGCCGATTCGGCGGTCGTCAGCGGCGTGGTGCTCATCTGCATCCTGACCCTGCGGGGCATCGGCCTGGACGGTCGCCGCGACAACGAGCCGACCGGCCCGACGCCGGACCGTGACGATCATGGCCGGTGACCGCCGGGAGCTCACCGTTCCCGAGGCCGAGGCCGGGAACCGGGCCGATGCCGCCCTCGCCCGCCTGCTGGACGCCTCCCGTTCCGCCGTCGCGCAGTGGTGCGCGGACGGGCGCGTCCTCCGCGGGGGTGCTCCGGTGGCGAAGTCGGACCGCGTCCACGCCGGCGAGCGCATCGACGTCGACCTGCCGGATCCCGAGGACCGGTACCGCGTCGTCCCCGAGGCGGTGGACGGCATGGGCATCCTGCTCGACGACGAGGACTTCGTGGTCGTGGACAAGCCCGTCGGCGTCGCCGCCCACCCGTCGCCGGGCTGGGTGGGCCCCACCGTCGTCGGGGCACTCGCCGCGGCCGGCTACCGCATCTCCACGTCTGGCGCCCCGGAGCGCGTCGGGATCGTCCACCGGCTCGACGTCGGGACCTCGGGTGCGATGGTCGTCGCCAAGACCGAACCCGCCTACACGGCACTGAAGCGCGCCTTCAAGGAGCGCACGGTGGACAAGGTGTACCACGCCGTCGTGCAGGGGCTGCCGGAGCCGCTCAAGGGCACCATCGACGCGCCGATCGGGCGCCACCCGCACCACGAGTGGCGTTTCGCGGTCATGGAGGGCGGCCGCGACTCCGTGACGCACTACGAGGTGCTCGAGGCCTTCGGCCGGGCGAGCCTCGTCGAGGTGCACCTCGAGACCGGCCGGACCCACCAGATCCGCGTCCACTTCTCCGCCCTCCGCCATCCCTGCGCGGGAGACCTCACGTACGGCGCTGACCCCCGGCTCGCGGCCGAACTCGGCCTCACCCGGCAGTGGCTCCACGCCCACCGCCTGGGCTTCGCGCATCCGCGCACGGGCGAGCCGGTCACGGCGACCAGCCCGTACCCGGTGGATCTGGCGTACGCCCTGATGGCACTGTCCGACGGCCTGGTCTGACACGCCCGGGCGGTCCCGGGCGACACGCCCCGGGGCCCGTCACGGGGCCGGGGAGCACTAGACTCGGGGGGTGGCTACTCCTGCATCAACAGATTCGTTCGTCCACCTCCACAACCACACCGAGTACTCGATGCTCGACGGCGCGGCCCGGCTGACGGACCTCTTCGCCCATACCGAGGAACTCGGGATGAAGGCCCTCGCGACCACCGACCACGGGTTCGTGTTCGGTGCCTTCGACTTCTGGAGCAAGGCCACCAGCGCGGGCATCAAGCCCATCATCGGCGTGGAGGCCTACCTCACCCCGGGGACCGCCCGGAACGACCGCACCCGCGTGCAGTGGGGCGGCGGCGGGCGCGACGACGTCTCCGGTGCCGGCGCGTACACCCACATGACCCTGTGGTCCGAGACCACCCAGGGCATGCACAACCTCTTCCGGATGTCCTCGCTCGCCTCCCTCGAGGGCTATCTCTACAAGCCCCGCATGGACCGCGACCTGCTGCAGACGTACGGGGAGGGCCTGATCGCGACGACGGGCTGCCCGTCCGGCGAGGTCCAGACCAAGCTCCGGCTCGGCCTGTACGACGAGGCGCGGCAGGCGGCGTCGGACTTCCGGGACATCTTCGGGGCGGAGAACTACTTCTGCGAGCTGATGGACCACGGGCTCGACATCGAGCGGAACGTCAAGGCGGACCTGATCCGGCTCGCGAAGGACCTGGGGCTGCCGCTCGTGGCCACCAACGACCTGCACTACACGCACGCGGAGGACTCCAAGGCCCACGCGGCCCTGCTGTGCGTCCAGTCGGGGTCCACCCTCGCGGACCCCAAGCGCTTCA
This window contains:
- a CDS encoding cell division protein FtsQ/DivIB, coding for MTPRKPPATRATGAPGTRGTRAPGTGGATGTRGSTATLTGSPGRGASGTVLDFPAPRRSRRLRNTVIAVAAVVLVLGGLVAYVVFSPALALRTVSVQGNALVPTSEVEAALAPLTGTPLTRISREQVADLLADKAPIEDVRIAAEPPSTLVVTVEERVPVAVLQTGREFMLIDAEGRQLMQVAQRGDAKLPLIDGGANAVNSEVFSSITAVLAELPVSILSRLNSASASSVDSIQLSLSGEQRIFWGSAERSAEKAGVLEAMLSLPTADPPVEVFDVSTPDRPVTR
- the ftsZ gene encoding cell division protein FtsZ → MAAPQNYLAVIKVVGIGGGGVNAVNRMIEVGLRGVEFIAINTDAQALLMSDADVKLDVGRELTRGLGAGADPEVGRRAAEDHSEEIEEVLRGADMVFVTAGEGGGTGTGGAPVVARIARSLGALTIGVVTRPFTFEGRRRSNQAESGIDTLREEVDTLIVIPNDRLLSISDRNVSMLDAFRSADQVLLSGVQGITDLITTPGLINLDFADVKSVMQGAGSALMGIGSARGEDRAVKAAELAIASPLLEASIDGAHGVLLSIQGGSDLGLFEINEAARLVQEVAHPEANIIFGAVIDDALGDEARVTVIAAGFDQVDATSQPAAAAAPAARPAVAPRVGGDQQRMAGAATAGLGAWSQQRAQNVQAVPADSGFDVDLPAIVEPDLSAGRSDDLDVPDFLK
- a CDS encoding polyphenol oxidase family protein is translated as MPGRTSAFHWNAEVRPGLRVAFTAVGAGNLALHVGAEPDAVRGNRRRLESAMGVPGGTLRFMSQTHSDRVAVVDRTAQDAPDADGMVSPDGSEPLAVLVADCVPIVLADAPVADGGTGATAVVHAGRAGVGNGIVEHAVRTLRGHGARDVAAWIGPSVCGSCYEVPGDMMETMARVLPEAASRTRRGTPALDLPAAVQVQLVRAGARVEPLVGSGICCTVESPDLYSHRREPGAGRIAGLVWRT
- a CDS encoding YggS family pyridoxal phosphate-dependent enzyme, with product MADVSPDPARARELEERLRAVRTRISSAALSAGRDEPALVVVTKYFPASDVRILAALGVTDVGENRDQEAAAKAAELQDLDLAWHFIGQLQTNKARSVVRYAHSVHSVDRLPLITALGKAVTAEQERRAAAGMGARGDLHCFLQFTLDAGADPASAGRGGALPGDAAHLAEACAATEGLRLAGVMAVAPLGADPAGAFERLLSISAEVRAVDPAASAVSAGMSADLEEAVAAGATHLRIGSDVLGPRPAVR
- a CDS encoding cell division protein SepF is translated as MAGALRKTMIYLGLADGDEHYEPETKSAQSRNEDYTVDYDRDERHLEPAPAAVRVAPAEEYRAPVTPIKRAPSSREDSGALRQITTIHPRSYNDAKLIGESFRDGIPVIMNVTDMGEADAKRLVDFSAGLVFGLHGSIERVTNKVFLLSPSYIEVLGEDLKASEGQTSFFNQS
- a CDS encoding YggT family protein, with amino-acid sequence MSLVFALIYLVLMLFQLALILRIIYDAVQGFARDWRPQKSALVLASGIYSVTDPPIKALRRLIPPLRLGGVQLDLAFLALFVLVLILMSVSAGLAR
- a CDS encoding DivIVA domain-containing protein, with translation MALTPEDVLNKRFQPTKFREGYDQDEVDDFLDEVVVELRRLASENDELRRRLGEDSPEASKTTAIPAPVAASPQAATATDGKAESQLTQADDETGPAGIPAEAAPAASVTSTDAAAGVLAMAQRLHDEYVTAGVEQRDRIIAEAQLEATGLVDDAEEKSRKTLGDLEEQKTVLESTVEQLRGFERDYRARLKAYIEGQLRDLDARDSLATESTS
- the lspA gene encoding signal peptidase II produces the protein MNEHQPADTTPDPDGDPSAAADSTSADGPGRARRSPARYGLLMLACSLVVYVADQLTKWWVVSTMTEGQITPVLPPLLSWRFFRNPGAAFSIGTDYTWVFTIIMVVVSTALILQVTKVASRGWSVALGLVLGGALGNLTDRLLREPSFGQGHVVDFIALPNFAIFNIADSAVVSGVVLICILTLRGIGLDGRRDNEPTGPTPDRDDHGR
- a CDS encoding RluA family pseudouridine synthase, producing the protein MAGDRRELTVPEAEAGNRADAALARLLDASRSAVAQWCADGRVLRGGAPVAKSDRVHAGERIDVDLPDPEDRYRVVPEAVDGMGILLDDEDFVVVDKPVGVAAHPSPGWVGPTVVGALAAAGYRISTSGAPERVGIVHRLDVGTSGAMVVAKTEPAYTALKRAFKERTVDKVYHAVVQGLPEPLKGTIDAPIGRHPHHEWRFAVMEGGRDSVTHYEVLEAFGRASLVEVHLETGRTHQIRVHFSALRHPCAGDLTYGADPRLAAELGLTRQWLHAHRLGFAHPRTGEPVTATSPYPVDLAYALMALSDGLV